AAAATCCACAAATTGATAGGTCCATGCTGCACCTTTGCGATATTGGTGAAGTTTAATCAACCCTTTGGATTCAAGCTTTCTAGCCAAACTCAAACGTTTAGCTGAAGATTCACACGGTACATAAAACAAAGTAAATTGTTTTAAACGAAGTTTGTCATCATCATAGCGATTAAAACAAAAACGGTCTGATTCAGCCTTATCAATAATGCTTTTAGCTGCTACAGCACACATTCCACGTAATATATCTTTTTCATCCATGATCGCAATAATCCTTTAAAAATGCCGCTATATCTACCATGTGAATATCTTCTTTAGCATCCTTTTTTTCAAAAACTGTGCCTTCAGGATCTACATTAAATAAAGCACACAAACGGTACGCTACAGTGCTGCCACAACCAACCATGCTCATGACATGTACCCAGTTCTTTTTTGTTTTTAAGACTTTTGATGCACGTAATACTCGAAAAAACAATTCTTTCGGATCATGCTCAACAAAACGTCCTTTTTCCAATTCAATAACAATTCGCTGACTTTCCCTTAATGCTTTATTTTCCAACCATAGTTGGTGCATTTCTTCTGGATAGACTTCACGGCGACCACTAGGCGACATAGGACTGACAACACGTTCAACTTCCATGCGCTCAACGGCTGCGGCTGCACGGGCATAACTCCAATATAATTTACGCTGTAATACTGAAACACTGCCGCCATTAATGGTCTTGTATGCTGTTTCTACTGCCAATTGGTAATCATGTTCTGGTAAATCATAGTTTTCAAATGTCATGTTTATTTACTCTATGTTATTGCAGCGAAAATCATCCGATATGCTGTCAAAAAAGCTACTATTCCATTCCCCATCTTCTTTTTTAAATGCAATTTGTTTTTCATGATCCTTTTTGACAAACTCTTTTGCAGATTCTTTAAACTCAGAAGCCATGTAATTTAAATGATAAAGAACTGTGTTTTTTTCATCTTGATCTTTAAAACCAAGTTCAGGTACTTGGTTAAACAGGTAATTGGCTGAAAGTTTACATGCCAAAACAAACCCTTCAGGGATGGCTTGAGTTTTAGCAGCTAACCATGCATCCCATGCAGGTTTTTGAAATTTATCCTCATCATCAAATGGCAGATTATTTTCATACCAATGCTTTAAAAAAGCTTTGCGTTCTTTTTGAAGATCCATCAAACCACCTCACATAAGCTTTTAATAACGCTTTCAGGTAAATCTATCTTTTCAGCTTCATTTTCATAGCAGAAAAAAGGGCTTTCACTATGGATCTCATTGCAGCAAATCATATCGCCTTTGAACTCGCGCACACGCCCATAAATTTCAACCTCATCACCACAAGCAGGGACAAATTTCGCTTTAACAATGTCATTTAGATGAATATGCTTATTTTGATCACAAGACTTAGATTTGACGGTATAAGCCCCATCTAATCCCAAAACTAAAACATCCTTGTCCTGTAGGACTATTCCATTACACACGGGATGATAGTTAAATTTCTCCCACAAGCCATTTGCAGGACCAGGTAAACAATCAACCATTGGGAATGCAGATTTACGCTGATAAATCCAAAGTTCTGCATTGAAAATAATTTCTTGCGTTGTTGTATTGCTAGATTTAGTCATGCCCTTACTCCTTTTAAGCATGGAAGTTCATCAATAAACTCCATTACAGCCTCCGCATTTCCACCTGAGTAATTAAAGTGATCTGCTGTCAGTTCTCCTTCACCATCCTTTTTTGATGCCTCAAATAAATCTCGTTTAGTGCCTTCCGTGAACTCAATAAACCATTCACTTTCACATTCAGAGTTACCACGTACCCATTCAATTTTTATAAAAGGAATGCCTTTCTTATTAAGAGCTGATTTAATTTTTCTAATGCTCATTCCCTTGCCCCTGTGCTTCTTGTATTGCATCCACCCAACTTTCAGCATCCAACATGTGTTTAATTGCTTTAGTTAGCTTTGCTTGAGCCATATCCGCATAAGTTTTAGAAGTTAGTCCTTTTCTAATTTCATCATGACAATTGCGTAATTCAGACAATGCATTTTTAATATCGTTCTGTGCCATTTCAGAACTTTTTTTGATTAATTTACTCACTTTCTTGACTCCCTTCACCATCAATAGAACAAGAATCAAGGTGTAAGCTCATAATTTCAGTACCAACATCATATTTAGAATCACCACAATCTACATCTTGTTGAGTAACAACATGCTCAACGGTATGACCTGATTTAGCCAACACAATGCCATAGCCCACTTGATGAAAATTACCATCACTGCTTGGATCTAACCCTTGATCAGCAAGACGTTCACTAAAAGATTCAATAGCACATTCAGCTTCATGTTTTGCTTCAGCTAAGGTGTTGTGAACTTCATAATTTTCACCATCATTGGAAAAATAGCCTTTAACCTCATCACGGCGAACAATCAAAAATTCTTCGTTTTCTACTTGCTGTAACCAACCCAGCGTACAATCTATTAATTCTTTAAAATTAAGCTCTGGCGTTTGTTCACCATTATCACTTTTCAAAGAAAATTGCATGTTATCAACATCAATTTCCTGTTGTTCCAAAACAGCGACCAAGCCATTAATAACTGTTTTTGCCACTACCGCATTGACTGAAAACTTATCCATTTTGCACCTCAAGATTTTTAAAATACTTTCTAATTGATTCAATAATTTGACGTAACCAC
This genomic stretch from Acinetobacter defluvii harbors:
- a CDS encoding DNA translocase FtsK, which translates into the protein MTFENYDLPEHDYQLAVETAYKTINGGSVSVLQRKLYWSYARAAAAVERMEVERVVSPMSPSGRREVYPEEMHQLWLENKALRESQRIVIELEKGRFVEHDPKELFFRVLRASKVLKTKKNWVHVMSMVGCGSTVAYRLCALFNVDPEGTVFEKKDAKEDIHMVDIAAFLKDYCDHG